In Sparus aurata chromosome 2, fSpaAur1.1, whole genome shotgun sequence, a single genomic region encodes these proteins:
- the mab21l1 gene encoding putative nucleotidyltransferase MAB21L1 gives MIAAQAKLVYHLNKYYNEKCQSRKAAISKTIREVCKVVSDVLKEVEVQEPRFISSLSEMDNRFEGLEVISPTEFEVVLYLNQMGVFNFVDDGSLPGCAVLKLSDGRKRSMSLWVEFITASGYLSARKIRSRFQTLVAQAVDKCSYRDVVKMVADTSEVKLRIRDRYVVQITPAFKCTGIWPRSAAHWPLPHIPWPGPNRVAEVKAEGFNLLSKECYSLNGKQSSAESDAWVLQFAEAENRLLLGGCRKKCLSVLKALRDRHLELPGQPLNNYHMKTLVSYECEKHPRESDWDENCLGDRLNGILLQLISCLQCRRCPHYFLPNLDLFQGKPHSALENAAKQTWRLAREILTNPKSLEKL, from the coding sequence ATGATAGCCGCCCAGGCGAAATTGGTGTATCACCTCAACAAATACTACAACGAGAAATGTCAGTCTCGAAAAGCCGCCATCTCCAAGACCATCCGGGAGGTGTGCAAGGTGGTATCGGATGTCCTGAAGGAGGTCGAGGTGCAGGAGCCCCGCTTCATCAGCTCTCTCAGCGAGATGGATAATCGTTTCGAGGGACTGGAGGTTATTTCGCCCACCGAGTTCGAGGTCGTGCTCTATCTGAATCAGATGGGAGTATTCAACTTTGTGGATGACGGCTCTCTCCCGGGCTGCGCCGTGCTCAAGCTCAGCGACGGCCGCAAAAGAAGCATGTCTCTCTGGGTCGAATTCATCACAGCCTCCGGTTACCTCTCGGCGCGCAAGATCCGGTCGAGATTTCAGACACTGGTGGCGCAGGCAGTGGATAAATGCAGCTACAGAGATGTTGTCAAAATGGTCGCTGACACAAGTGAGGTGAAGTTGCGCATTAGAGACAGATATGTGGTGCAAATCACGCCGGCGTTCAAGTGCACTGGGATCTGGCCGCGCAGCGCTGCGCATTGGCCTCTCCCCCACATCCCCTGGCCGGGACCTAACCGGGTTGCAGAAGTCAAAGCGGAAGGGTTCAATCTTTTATCCAAAGAGTGCTACTCCCTGAACGGCAAGCAGAGCTCGGCAGAGAGCGACGCCTGGGTCTTGCAGTTCGCCGAGGCCGAGAACCGGCTGCTCCTGGGTGGATGCAGGAAGAAATGCTTGTCAGTGCTCAAAGCCTTACGCGACCGACACCTCGAACTGCCCGGACAGCCGCTGAACAACTACCACATGAAAACTTTGGTTTCCTACGAGTGTGAGAAGCATCCCAGGGAGTCGGACTGGGATGAGAACTGCCTCGGCGACCGTCTGAACGGGATACTATTGCAGCTCATTTCATGTTTGCAGTGCAGAAGGTGCCCGCATTATTTCCTGCCTAATTTAGACCTGTTTCAAGGAAAACCTCACTCTGCTCTAGAGAACGCAGCCAAACAGACTTGGCGACTGGCGAGAGAAATACTGACCAACCCCAAAAGCTTGGAGAAACTCTGA